The Diospyros lotus cultivar Yz01 chromosome 11, ASM1463336v1, whole genome shotgun sequence region cccttatgctacctaccattttagcggccccattctttcgaagccgaggtgtatgggtgcacccttggtaaggcagcggtgacagttcgtactccctacggcctcatatgcgagtgatcaatgacatcgacgtgtatttatgtatttcataatcatgtcatgggtGCAGTCTACGTGTGGGGTACATATCATAACATGTCAATAAGATGTAAACATTTTTGAtgaacataaaccacttactaaccaagcatttttcataaaactaactttaattggggagtatcacttaccttctcaagcttatcgggctacttcgatatccgtgccttgcatCGTGcttcgcctcgatttgcgtgccaacctcaaaatttgtactAGCCACTTCAATTcaagcctcaaagtatccttgacttagcctctctgGCTTTCTCGGTATGTGTGCCATATTCTCGAAACGCGTGCTTGAATTGATTTATCGCCCAAAATCttcgaaatattaataaatattcaaatcctatttttcgagatttttttggaattcttttttctaatttttcctatttttcttcttttcttttcttttcttttttctttttttctttttctttcttctccctctcttcttcttcctcctcccgctCCCTCTTGCCCGACCTACAACTCCCCTACttcaacttctttttttttttttcttcttcttcttcttcttcttcttcttcttcttcacccgcGGCTGCCTACAACTTCTGCTACGACCGCTGCCCACCGCACCAGCCGGCCTTGCTGCCGCCTTCGCCGCTGTTGGCGTCTCCTACCGGCCGAGCCACGCTCGCCACCGCGAGCTACTCGCATCTTCACCGTGCACAGCCGCAGCCACTGCGACGCTGCACCACGCCCGCGGCCATCTCCCCTGCCTCGCGGTGCTTCCATGGCTGCTACCATGGCCGACTTCGACCTTCCTTGTTGCCTTCAACGGTCTCCTCTCGGCCTTCGTTCGCCGCCATTGGCCTTGCCGGCCACTGCCAAGCCGCCACCGGCCTCCTTGCGGCTGCCTCAGCTCCGCCCGCTCACTGCCTACTTTCTTTggccgcggctgccatggccgaaacTTGGCCTTGCTTCAAACGCGCTCTCTCTCGCTTTCTCACTCGAGCTCCCTCTTGGTGCTTTCTCAATCGGCCAAACCCTCCAATTTATAGATCCCCTGCCTTGGCCACCAATCCacccatatacatataaatatatatatatatacagcacTGTTGCATGCTTGCTCGCCACGCCCATCAGAAAATCCCCACAAATCTTGCCTCAAATCTTGCTGCCACTCAGCAAAATCGCTGCCACAATCCCCCTATTTTGCGGCCAATATCTCGGCCATGAAGATCTCACAGAGGCTGGTCATCACACACACGAGCACTGCCACgcccacttatatatattatatatatatatatattacacttatattaatagagaaattacactattTCATTCTAAATTTATTAGGACAAATgcctaattgcaattacattcTTAAATACTGAATTACATTGCATTCAGatactgaaaatccaaaattaataattcgaatcttagttaaaaaaatgatttcGCCTCAATATCCTTACCGAGTtgtcgtttcatcccgaaaccattgaagggttgcttattacgTAAAATCGAAGCctccctagggttccgttgatttttcgggagtctcctacaacgattcggtttttcagcctaaatggcagttgtattttagctgtactgaaaactgcTCCCGAtatgatttctttcgataccataaattctatctcgatacgctcgtcgagaccatatgattttccttagataatttcactctgaggcattccctgcagtcgatccGGTACTTgtaaccaatttttcggtattccaaacttattaaaattacgtggcagccttatctaaacatggggtattacaagtaCTAAgcgtaaataattaatttgggaaaaatttttattactacttattatttcaaagtaattgaaaattttaaattattaatgcaaattacaaaatgcaaattattaatgcaatcagtattaattgaaaatcattaatgcaagttttgggaaaaaatttcttttttcaagactatcctacttttatatatataaagatgcaaattataaaatgtaaattattaatgcaataaggtattaaatgcaaatcattaatgcaagttttgagagaaaattttattattacttattatttcaaagcaattgaaaattttaaattattaatgcaaattacaaaatataaattattaataaaataagtgttaattgcaaatcattaatgcaagttttggaaggaaatttcttttttcaaaactatcatacttttatatatataaagattttgtaattaatttaaataaaattttaaatttcttttaagattttatatttctttttgttaatttaattcaatttaattttaattttaaattatttttaaatttagcggcggtttttgaaaaaccgccgctaaattaaattttttaatgaattttgcggcggttttgaaaaaccgccgtaaatattaatttaattttaattttaaattatttaattattttttaatttagcggggGTTTTGAAAAAcggccgctaaattaaattttttgatgaattttgcagTGGTTTTGAAAACGGccgtaaatgttaatttaattttatttttaaattatttaattattttctaaatttaacggcgattttttgaaaaccgttgcaaaattgaatgttttaatgaattttgcgacgatttttcaaaatcgccgaataatgttaaaaaaatcgccgctaaaatagtattttgtgacggtttgtaaaccgctgcaaaatttcattttttgcggcggttttagaaaccgccgcaaaaaaattgccgctaaaaatcaatttttttgtagtgtaggGACCCACAAGAAGATGACAAAAATGCCAAAACCTattaaaacattacacatcctccttgacaacggaagccacactcatacattcttactcatagacaaaCACAATAGTGTTCACATGCTCAAATAAACAAAAGTAACTTAATATTATACACCACAAAACACCCTCAAGGACATTTGATTGAGACGGCTCTGTACACACTACTACCCCATAGATCCTAATTCACTTGGCTCACCCTCTACTTTAAccttacccttacttggaatgatgcaagcaaacatgagccacaagaccCAGTaagtataactggaagaaagcgagcataagagtcatgggtatcaaAAAACAAAGAgtcatgaatgccatttaaggtactttcacacGATGATATGATgaaacatgcatccatgctcatatgcaatctttttaaaaccataaacatgggaccaaagtccaaaaCTATGGGACCAAAGTCCATAACGTaaacttgggaccgaagtccataacataaacttgggaccgaactccataacataaacttggGACTGAAGTCTATAACATAAACTTGGGACCGAAttccaactttgagctcaacactttctctgcggatatatcctgcggactcGTTCGCTACGCGCATTATGAGGCCTTtacctatttttaaaaaaccattttcatgtatATGCTTCATGCATTATCATAACATCCATATTcgtaataacttctcatatataactggCATGCAATTAATGAAGCAATATGCACAATAGGGCAACTTTCATGCAAGATAACATCAAACTCTCGCATATCCacaataaaaaatcatttccaaggaaagatagggtgatacaagaccctatttgagattcaataggtataaacgcaaatcatggaataatttactagaaaaagggaaataacttgtaaaataggaaaacgACTTGAAATTTAAAACGTAAGAGCTAGGATCTTGCAATAACAAGAGATGGAGAATGGAACttgcaaattaaaaacatgaacttgagaagagggagaaattgaACTTGCCAAATtaggaataagaacttgcaaTTTAATAAGGAAACTAAGATCTTGCCTCTTAAACAAAGaggaataagaacttgcaaaaactAGGAAGAGAACTTACCTTTAAATGATCGATTCTCATCCTTATTGTTCTCTCGCTTATTGCAGAAACTCAACCTCAAGTTCACGACCACTACTTCACTTCCTCCTACAATTGCACACCCATATTCCCTATTTATACTCCAATTGTTACCCTTAATTCAATGCAACTCCACTCAATTATTCTCTGCACAATTCATCATTTAATTCTTTGCAAAGCCCCTCAATTTATTCTCTGCAAGGCCCCCTTATTAGAAAACATCATCATTCATTTTATTCCTTCAAGTTCCAAAAATTTTTGCATTAAAATTAGAGAACTAATGGGTGTGATGGACAAGGTTAGGGGGCAACCCAGTAGCTGCCACCTGGCGTGACCAGAAGGGCCGCGCGGCCACGCGGTCGCGCGCATGGCATGCGATCGGCATGGCAGCTTGTGCCCGCGTGTATGGGCACCATGCGGTGCCTCGAAACAGCGTCGTTTGGTGCCTTGCTGGGAGCAAAATCCCAGCCTATTTTTCTTGCTCTCCCAGCAACTCGAACCCGCACCTTCTATCAAGAACCCCTTGCGCTCGACTGCTGGGCTGGCTGCCACCCTTGATAAACATATCACCTAATTTATTCTTAAGGTTATTTTCTTCCCTCCAAGTTCCATTATTTCACTTACGCCCTAATTGTCCTAAAATCCACTAATTTAATTCACTTCATTGCTTCCATAATTgcttccaattaatttaatttattgccTTATTTCCTCATTTCCTAAATACATCATAAATAACTATCTTCTCTAAATCTCTAAATATTCAATATTAACCTCAAATaccataaataattaatttctctgAAATTTCCAAATAATAacctcaaataattataaatacattaGTTTAATTCCAACAacataccaaatttaatataaacttcacataactcaataaatcaCCATAAAATCcatgaattaaatatttttcttaaaccctagaatattcaataatcacttcaaatgccaaaattaaaagttgctaattatctcaaatttcgggatgttacattcTTAGCTCAAGGATAGGGGGCAAATGATGAGGGAACATGGAGAGAAATTACTCCACTACCCCTTTGGGTCCATCAATCACCATGCAACACGCATGTGCCAGGGAAAGCCAATTTGAAGTCACCATATGTTTTCACTTGAGAATGCCGCATGTCCTTTAGATTCAACTCAGCTCGAATTCAGATCCATTGTGGACATAGAAGATTCAGAATAACTTAGCCTACTCTTTTGGACTTGGTCAACTAGAAATTTCTCTAGCAGACTCAGTTAACTAAGGATCTTTTTAATATCTCAAAAATCTCAACtactattttaaaatctcaGCCCAACAGTCAAACTATACCTTGAATGCCAATCCATgtcatctataaataggattGAATTCCTAAAGGTAAAAACACATTAATAtaagaatattctatatttgcttatcttttctttattaatttgagACTCTTTCGAAGAATAAAACCCCTCCACTTATAAGTATTGGATTAGAggcaaaatttaaatgattggTCCAACATCATCCTGCATGCATAAAACGTGTTGCACTAGGTGCATGAATTAGTTTTCTTTGGGTAATGGAAGGCTTCTCATGTAGTCTTGTTATGGATCTATACATATTGAATCACGCAGCGAATTAGCATAGAGAAACTagaaaccacaaacaaataatGTTCTCCCAACTTTATTCAACCAAAAAGAATTATCTTCTACATTCTTAGGAATCCTCACTATATAGGAACTCCATGAATAAGGAAAGTTggaaattaaataaacaaaatcaaagcacTAATTGAAACAAGATCAGTGCCGCAGACGGTAATCAAAACAAACCTTCCTACCAAAAGTTATTAGCTAATTAAACCTTCCTACCAAAAATGGAAACTGCCAAAGTATAGTAGAAATAACCAAGAAGGGAAGTGTCCATTTACTTCCTTCACGCCTGCATCAGTCTCTCCCACCTAAGAAAAACTTGACCTCGAGTTTGTTGAAGTCTCAGGATACAAGGGCTCGTCAGAATCATAATAAGGGTAAAGGTCTGCCACATTAAAGGTCTTGGATATCCCTATATTGTCTGGCAAAGCTAccacataagcattatcatttacCTTCTTAAGAATCTGGTATGACCCATACTTCTTAGGCTGCAACTTGTTGTATTCACCCACTAGAAACCTTTCTTTGCATAAGAACACCATCACTTGGTCTCCAACAGTGAAAACTTGCTTCCTGCGATGCTTATATGCTGCTACCTTGTATTTAGCATTAGACTGCTCAATTTTGCTCCTCACCTCTGCTGCAACTGACTGCCACTGCTCTGCCATTTGTTTAGCTGCTACATTCCTCACTCCAGAAGTTGTAGGTAATTTGATCAAATCAACAGCATGCCTAGGAACCTACGTATACACAACAGAAAATGGTGACCAGCCAGTAGTACGATGAATAGCGCTGTTGTAAGCAAACTCAGCTTGTGCCAAGACAACATCTCACTGCTTGGGTTTATCTCCACAAATGCTTCGAACCAAGTTGCCCAATGTCGTATTGGTTGCTTCGGTTTGGTCGTCTGTTTGGGGATGGGCCGTGGTACTATAATTCAAAGAAGAATCAAATAGTTGCCATAAAGTCTTCCAAAAATGGCTCAGAAATTTGTTATCTCGATCTGAAGTAATAGTCTTCGGCACTCCATGTAGCCTAACGACTTCCTTGAAAAACAATTTAGCTATCCCCGTAGCATCTGAAGTCTTCTTGCAAGGAATGAAATGCGCCATTTTTGAGAATCtgtcaacaacaacaaaaacagaaTTGACGCCTCTTGGGGTATGAGGCAGACCAAGTACAAAATCCATTGACAGATCTTCCCAAATATTTCCTGGGACAGGCAAAGGCATATACAAATCGGTATTTTGTGCTTGCCCCTTGGATGTCTGACATACATAGCACCTTTGCACAAATTTGGACACATCCCTTCTCAAGTGAGGCTAATAAAACCTCTTCTCTACTGCAACAAGTGTCTTATCTCTGCCTAAATGTCCAGCAAGTCCACCACCATGCAGATCACGAATGACCTTTTCCCTCAAGGATGTTCTAGGGACACAAAGCTGATTTCCTCGTATTAAATAGCCATCCTGAATATGAAAATCTCCGCATGGCTGGTTCGTAGAGCATTTTTCCCAAATGGCCTGAAAGTCTTCATCCTCCCTATACACCTCTTTCAGCTACTCAAAACCCACGATCTCACTGCTTAGAGTCACCAGCAAATCTGCGCAGCGACTGAGCGCATGTACCACTTTGTTTTGTACCCCTGCTTTATTTCGTAACTTGAAAGGGAATTTCTGTAGAAATTGTATCCACCTAGCATGCATATCTTTGCTGATTCGGGTTTGGCAATTTAGATGCTTCAAGGCGTCACAATCTGAGAACAACACAAATTCTCGCCCAACCAGGTAATGCTCCCATGTCTTAAGAGCATGAACAATAGAATAAAACTCTTTATCGTAGGTACTCCATTTATATCTTGCTTCACTTAATTTTTCACTAAAGAAAGCTACTGGATGCCTTTCTTGAGGCAAGACGGCTTCGATCCCCACATCACTTGCATCACAATCAACCTCGAATAGCTTGTTGAAATCCGGCAGTGCTAAAATTGGGGCATTGCAAAGCTTCTTCTTTAGCAATGCAAAACTGGCTTCAGCTGCTTCCCCCCAATTGAACTTCCCCTTCTTCAAGCACTCTGTGATTGGGGCTGCAATACTGCtgaaatttttaatgaaacGCCTGTAGAAGGTTGCCAATCCGTGGAAACTTCTCACTTCAATCACTGTCTTTGGGATTGGCCAGTCCCTAATCGTCCTTATTTTTGCATCATCAACTTGGATCCCTTCAGGTTGGCATACAATTTGTTTACCTACAGGGCAACCAATTCTTCGCGCAAATGCATAAGATGCTCCTCTTCCGACCTACTGTAAATCAAAATATCGTCgaaataaacaacaacaaactTCCCATGGAAAGGCTTTAGTACCTGGTTCATAACTCGCATGAACATGCTAGGAGCATTAGTCAGCCCGAAGGGCATTACTAGCCACCCATAAAACCCTTCTTTCGTTTTGAAAGTTGTCTTCCGCATCGCTAGCCCTTATTCGAATCTGGTGGTACCCGCTCTGCAAATCTATCTTGCTAAATATAGCACCACCACTCATTCTTTCCAACATGTCATCCAGCCTAGGGATGGGAAACTTATACCCTACAGTTATTTTGTTAATAGCTCTGTTGTCCACGCACATTCCCTAACTGCCATCTTTCTTTGGGGTCAATAATGCTGGGATTGCGCATGGGCTCATGCTCTCCTGAATGAATCCCTTGCGTAACAACTCCTCCACCTTCTCCTTTAATATTTCACTCTCCTTAGGACTCATCCTATAGTGAGGCAGATTAGGTAAACTAGCCTTCGGGATGAGATCAATATGATGCTGAATGTCCCACATCGGCGGCAGCCCATCTGGCAGGTCTTCGGGCATCAGCTCTTTAAACTCTTATAATAATGGTCGAACAGACTCCGGATATTCTTGCTCCTTCTGTTCTTCATCAGCAACTAACACCTGCTTCGCAATCAAGGCATGAACTTCCCTCATCTCCCCAATTTCTTCCTTTATCCCACGCCTAGATTGGGTAATAGTAAGGAAAGAGCGTGCTTCTACCTTAGAAGCTTTAGGGCCGGATTTCCCCTTTAAAGGCAACAAAGTAAACTTCATTCCTTTTTTTCTAGCTTGTACACGTTATCTCTCCCTGCATGCTGGGCATCTACATCATATTGCTAGGGTCTCCCAAACAAGAGGTGACatgcatccatatcaacaatgtCACAGTATACTTCATCACTATATTTTCCAATGGAGAAAGGCACTTTACAATGCTCTCTTACCTCGATCTTCTCTGCTGCTTTGATCCATCCTATACAATATGGATTAGGATGCTTCTCAACTGGTAATTGCAGCGCCTCCACAACTCCCTTGCCAATGATATTTTCACAGCtaccactatcaataatcaaatcaaatactTGATTATCAACAGTGCATCTGGTTCGGAACAGACGATGACGCTGGTTGTCTTCTTCTTGTTTCGGGGTCAGCATTAACCTTCTCACTACATAATTCTcccattcttcttcctcatcgTATTCATCATCATCTCCATTAGGCTCACAGGCTacttcattttcatcatctcGATCGACTATATGGACTGCCTTTCTTAAAGGGCAGTCATTGGATCTGTGCCCTGGTTGGTTACACTTGAAACACTTCCCTGTCAtcggctttgcataaggattctCTACCTTCCTGGCTGTTTTGTCCCTCCTTTCCACTCAGTTTTTTCTGCTTTCCACCtgatttatcttcttttctcCCATCATTTCTTGGTTGTATTTCCTGCACTGCCTTATTTCTATCGGTTGGTGCCTTGTATGCTTCACTGCTGTAACTATCAAACTTCCCCTTTTCATGCATCATCAGCTCTGCCTTTAAAGTCATATTCTTGGCTTCATTCAAGGTGCGCAACACCTGCACCcctattttatctttaatttgtGGCTTGAGCCTATCCAGGTACCTAGCAACTTGTTGTCCTTCAGTCTCTTTTAGGTCGTTCCTTTTAGCAAGCCGCATGAATTCGGCAGTATATTCATGGACTGAATTTTGCCCCTGATGACATCTTTGGTACTACTGGAATAAAATCTGCTCATAATCTAGTGGAAGGAAATCTCGTTGTAATAACTGCTTCATCCTATACCCAGTTCGCACAGGTAATTTTCCTTCACGCTGCCTCCTGGTTTGCAATCTCTCCCACCAGGCAGAGGCTCTACCTTTTAACCTGCATGCTACCAGCCGCACCCTCTTCTCCTCAGGTATCTCCATGTAATCAAAGAATCTGTCTCCATCTTCCAACCAATCAATAAAATCTTCAATGCCCAAGTTTCCATTAAAATAGGAATATCTACCTTCAATCTGAAGTCACCACCATCTCGGTCACTCTCACCCCCTACCACCATAGTTGGGGCGATCGCTAAAGTCATTCCTATGGTCGTTATTTCTGAACCCATAATTCTGCCTGCTTCTGTTTCTTGTAGGCCTATAGTTATTGATAATAAGCTCTGTTTCTTCATCtgactctttatcttcttcGTAGATGGGACGCCTACGTTCATAGATAGGTCTGTAGACAGGTTCGTCTTGGGCACCATCATCCCTTAGTCGTACTCCATCACCATTCCCATCTCGGTTGGCACCTACGGCTAGGACATCCAGCCGATCCACAATCTCGTCAAAGCGTCTCTCCAACGCCTGGAATCTGCGATCAACATTTTGCTCCAAAGCCCTCAATGCCGCCTCTTGAGCTTGGAATCCAGCCTGCGAGGCTTCCACATCCTGATCACCGTCGCGAACATGACCGCCAACTGCGTTGTTGCCTCCTGTCATCAGATTGGGCTAGTTTTAGCCAGCTCTgctaccacctgacgcagcgaaTTAGCGTAGAGAAACTAGAAACCGCAAACAAAGAATGTTCTCCCAACTttattcaaccaaaaaaaatccTCTTCTACATTCTCAGGAATCCTCACTATATAAGAGCTCCATGAATAAGGAAAGTTGGaaactaaataaacaaaatcaaagcacTAATTGAAACAAGATCAGTACTGTAGACGGTAATCAAAACAAACTTTCCTACCAAAAGTTATTAGCTAATTAAACCTTCTTATAAAAAATGGAAACTGCCAAAGTATGATAGAAATAACCAAGAAGGGAAGTGTCCATTTACTTCCTTCACGCCCGCATCATATAGATTGGATAACACTTCATTCAAATAAGAACATACATGACCACAAGAATTAAATTTGGTTTGACATCTGTGATCTTCACACCAATCAAGTTAACCATTGCATAGACAAGGATGTTAGAAATAGAAATATACCAAAAGTATACTGTGACCCTTTATAAG contains the following coding sequences:
- the LOC127812819 gene encoding uncharacterized protein LOC127812819, producing the protein MRKTTFKTKEGFYGWLVMPFGLTNAPSMFMRVMNQVGRGASYAFARRIGCPVGKQIVCQPEGIQVDDAKIRTIRDWPIPKTVIEVRSFHGLATFYRRFIKNFSSIAAPITECLKKGKFNWGEAAEASFALLKKKLCNAPILALPDFNKLFEVDCDASDVGIEAVLPQERHPVAFFSEKLSEARYKWSTYDKEFYSIVHALKTWEHYLVGREFVLFSDCDALKHLNCQTRISKDMHARWIQFLQKFPFKLRNKAGLKEVYREDEDFQAIWEKCSTNQPCGDFHIQDGYLIRGNQLCVPRTSLREKVIRDLHGGGLAGHLGRDKTLVAVEKRFSKMAHFIPCKKTSDATGIAKLFFKEVVRLHGVPKTITSDRDNKFLSHFWKTLWQLFDSSLNYSTTAHPQTDDQTEATNTTLGNLVPRHAVDLIKLPTTSGVRNVAAKQMAEQWQSVAAEVRSKIEQSNAKYKVAAYKHRRKQVFTVGDQVMVFLCKERFLVGEYNKLQPKKYGSYQILKKVNDNAYVVALPDNIGISKTFNVADLYPYYDSDEPLYPETSTNSRSSFS